Proteins found in one Primulina eburnea isolate SZY01 chromosome 16, ASM2296580v1, whole genome shotgun sequence genomic segment:
- the LOC140816966 gene encoding subtilisin-like protease SBT4.13, translated as MSDLHSLKISCFIFVLRVLSWIAGCHASDQERKIYIVYMGTLGKNEQSSSTYHLNMLKEVVDTRFRGQSLIRSYSRSFNGFAAHLTHEEQEKLARKEEVVSIFPSTTLQPQTTRSWDFMGLPENIHRNPIVESDTIVGVMDTGIWPESESFSDKGFSPPPKKWKGVCKGGQNFTCNNKIIGARYYNSFSPMPTDSARDLDGHGSHTASTAVGNYVRESNFYGIANGTARGGVPSARIAAYKVCNPGIGCQSADILAAFDDAIADGVDIITVSLGPGTAVRLENDAVAIGSLHASQKGILVVQSAGNGGTTLRVSSTAPWIFTVAASNSDRGIITKVVLGNGTIITGKAVNAFDLAEQSFHLVYGKEVTSTCVEQFAQACNADCLDKSKVKGKIVICSEYRGIKEAFGTGAVGSVAPSTNSPDVSFVVPFPASGLSTLRFSDLQNYFNSTTNHTLDILKSEVVKNLDAPSVASFSSRGPNIIFPNILKPDVAAPGVEILAAYSPLSSPSKSSEDKRSVKYNILSGTSMSCPHVTGAAAYVKSFHPDWSPSAIKSALMTTAWRMNATKDPKAEFSYGTGHIDPVKATEPGLVYENSSDDYIKFLCNSGYDASMLSKIFGQSVHCPDDKTTSKDLNYPAMTFKVTNSGSKNSMSFSAEFNRMVTNVGSADSIYKAITSTSLDYNITVNPNILKFKALNEKQSFTVIIIGNIIDKTILSASLEWSDGVHSVRSPILVYMG; from the exons ATGTCTGACCTgcattctctcaaaatttcatgttttatatttgTTCTTCGTGTTTTGAGTTGGATAGCCGGTTGTCATGCTTCCGATCAAGAAAGGAAGATATACATAGTATACATGGGAACTCTTGGTAAAAATGAGCAATCATCTTCGACCTACCACCTGAACATGCTTAAAGAAGTTGTGGACACCAG GTTTCGTGGTCAATCATTGATTAGAAGTTACAGCAGGAGTTTCAATGGATTTGCTGCCCATCTCACACATGAAGAGCAGGAAAAGTTGGCAA GGAAGGAAGAAGTCGTATCGATTTTTCCGAGTACAACTCTTCAACCACAAACAACGAGATCATGGGATTTCATGGGATTACCTGAAAATATTCATCGAAATCCCATAGTCGAGAGCGACACAATCGTAGGGGTCATGGACACCGGAATATGGCCAGAATCAGAAAGTTTCAGTGACAAAGGCTTCAGCCCTCCTCCCAAGAAGTGGAAAGGAGTGTGTAAAGGAGGACAGAACTTCACTTGCAACAA CAAAATAATTGGAGCCCGGTACTACAACTCCTTTTCACCTATGCCAACTGATTCGGCAAGGGATTTAGATGGCCACGGATCTCATACAGCATCAACAGCTGTGGGAAACTACGTGAGAGAGAGCAATTTTTATGGTATTGCTAACGGGACTGCAAGAGGAGGAGTACCGTCAGCAAGAATCGCTGCATATAAAGTTTGCAATCCCGGCATCGGATGCCAGTCTGCAGATATATTAGCAGCATTCGATGACGCTATAGCTGATGGAGTTGATATCATAACAGTGTCCCTTGGACCAGGTACGGCAGTTAGATTGGAGAATGACGCAGTTGCCATCGGGTCACTTCACGCTTCGCAAAAGGGCATTTTAGTTGTACAATCAGCAGGGAACGGGGGGACCACGCTACGGGTTTCAAGCACCGCTCCATGGATTTTCACGGTTGCAGCTAGCAATTCTGATAGGGGTATCATCACCAAAGTTGTTCTCGGGAATGGAACTATAATAACC GGAAAGGCTGTCAATGCTTTCGACTTGGCGGAACAGAGTTTTCACTTAGTGTATGGGAAAGAAGTCACGAGCACATGTGTCGAACAATTTGCTCA GGCCTGTAACGCTGACTGTCTAGATAAAAGTAAGGTAAAAGGGAAGATTGTGATTTGCAGCGAATACAGAGGCATAAAAGAAGCCTTCGGGACTGGAGCAGTTGGTTCAGTCGCCCCGTCTACGAATTCTCCTGACGTTTCCTTTGTCGTTCCCTTTCCCGCTTCTGGTTTAAGTACACTGCGTTTCAGTGACTTACAAAACTACTTCAACTCCACAAC AAATCATACCCTGGACATACTCAAGAGTGAAGTAGTGAAAAATCTTGATGCCCCTTCGGTAGCTTCCTTTTCTTCAAGAGGCCCAAACATCATTTTTCCGAATATTTTGAAG CCAGATGTAGCAGCCCCTGGAGTTGAAATCTTAGCAGCATATTCTCCTTTAAGCTCGCCTTCAAAATCCAGCGAAGACAAGCGATCAGTGAAATACAATATATTATCAGGGACATCAATGTCATGCCCTCATGTCACCGGTGCAGCTGCTTACGTAAAATCATTTCACCCCGATTGGTCACCTTCTGCGATCAAATCAGCTCTTATGACAACag CATGGAGAATGAATGCCACAAAGGATCCAAAGGCTGAATTTTCTTACGGAACTGGGCACATTGATCCTGTCAAAGCCACTGAGCCTGGCCTCGTATATGAGAATTCGTCTGATGATTATATCAAATTTCTTTGCAATTCCGGATACGATGCATCAATgcttagtaaaatatttggacAAAGTGTCCACTGTCCAGATGACAAAACAACATCCAAGGATCTGAACTACCCAGCAATGACTTTTAAAGTTACAAATAGTGGCAGCAAAAATAGTATGTCATTCTCAGCAGAATTCAATAGAATGGTCACAAATGTAGGATCAGCTGATTCAATATACAAGGCAATTACCAGTACAAGTTTGGACTATAACATCACTGTGAATCCAAACATCCTTAAATTTAAGGCACTGAATGAAAAACAATCATTCACAGTGATTATTATTGGGAATATAATCGATAAGACAATTTTGTCTGCATCATTAGAGTGGTCTGATGGTGTTCATAGTGTAAGAAGCCCAATTCTTGTGTATATGGGTTAG